In the genome of Actinomadura graeca, one region contains:
- a CDS encoding DUF4037 domain-containing protein — MDDHLRGAALAGAFHADVVRPLLAEAMPRLRYAAARLGSGSDVLGFDDVMSRDHDWGCRLTLLVDDPGAVPVVGRLLERGLPGHYRGYPVRFPVTWDASDTHNVEVATVAGFCRSRLGLDPTRALSAVDWLCLTGQSVLEVTAGPVFEDTTATLAPVRATLRRYPPDVERYVLAAWWRRVSQWMPVAGRTAARGDGTGSRILGARLAEDLCRLAFALSREWAPYAKWRGTAFARLDIAGALEGPLAAAVAEPRWQDREQALAEAVLTLSRLQRRRGLPVPDPAVIPFWDRPYRTVDEGLSAGLLAGVRDPEVAALPPGAGSVEQWSDNVDVLTAPDRRTALAAAYRAWIGGDARTGGDAGVSRDAGPGRSRPGPQGGTDHGP, encoded by the coding sequence GTGGACGACCACCTACGCGGCGCCGCCCTCGCCGGGGCCTTCCACGCCGACGTCGTCCGGCCGCTCCTGGCCGAGGCGATGCCCCGGCTCCGGTACGCCGCGGCTCGGCTCGGCTCCGGGTCCGACGTGCTCGGGTTCGACGACGTGATGAGCCGCGACCACGACTGGGGCTGCCGCCTGACGCTGCTGGTCGACGACCCCGGCGCGGTGCCCGTGGTGGGACGCCTTCTCGAACGCGGCCTGCCCGGGCACTACCGGGGGTACCCGGTCCGGTTCCCGGTGACCTGGGACGCCTCGGACACCCACAACGTAGAGGTCGCGACCGTCGCGGGGTTCTGCCGGAGCCGCCTCGGCCTGGACCCGACGCGCGCCCTGTCGGCCGTGGACTGGCTGTGCCTCACCGGCCAGTCCGTCCTGGAGGTGACCGCCGGGCCGGTGTTCGAGGACACGACGGCGACGCTGGCGCCCGTCCGCGCGACGCTGCGCCGCTACCCGCCCGACGTCGAGCGGTACGTCCTCGCGGCCTGGTGGCGGCGGGTGTCGCAGTGGATGCCGGTGGCCGGGCGCACCGCCGCGCGCGGCGACGGGACCGGCTCCCGGATCCTCGGCGCCCGCCTCGCCGAAGATCTGTGCCGCCTGGCGTTCGCGCTCTCCCGCGAATGGGCGCCGTACGCGAAGTGGCGCGGGACGGCGTTCGCCCGCCTGGACATCGCGGGCGCGCTGGAAGGGCCGCTCGCCGCGGCCGTCGCGGAGCCCCGCTGGCAGGACCGCGAGCAGGCGCTGGCCGAGGCCGTCCTGACGCTGTCCCGCCTGCAACGGCGGCGCGGGCTGCCCGTCCCCGATCCCGCGGTGATTCCCTTCTGGGACCGGCCGTACCGGACCGTGGACGAGGGGCTCTCGGCCGGCCTGCTCGCCGGGGTCCGCGACCCGGAGGTCGCCGCGCTGCCTCCGGGCGCGGGCTCGGTGGAGCAGTGGTCCGACAACGTGGACGTCCTGACCGCGCCCGATCGGCGGACCGCCCTCGCCGCCGCGTACCGCGCCTGGATCGGCGGGGACGCGCGGACCGGCGGGGACGCCGGGGTCAGCCGAGACGCAGGGCCAGGAAGAAGTCGACCCGGTCCTCAAGGCGGGACAGATCACGGCCCGTGA
- a CDS encoding PucR family transcriptional regulator — protein sequence MKLRALLTLPDSRLELVTGRDGLDRPVRWVVTTDLPQPGRYLRGGELVLSGLMWRSGPADSEAFVEELAKAGVSALAGGLARGALPDDLVAACRRHRMPLFSVPEDVAFATVTEEVVRHLSGARDLTAVLDRHRRLVAGAGEGAGLGAVLDLVTRDVGLRCWVLTPTGRVVAGPEPPPAGGELAHAFLTAPRLPHPHDGVTIFPVAAETVPRAADWFLAFEGDARDWPPEHRALAAELAAIVALERARLDDRLSVEGRLAQELVRLVVSAAGAGEIASRLALAGLDAGASFTAVAASGRPPLRPAEVRAVLGEAIPVPRPVVGLLEEEVIALVPVPETEKDVADRIQAALAALAPGFTDGGLAVGVSDVVAAGELRGAVEEARFARRLAAQRADPVCVVRHDELATHVLLLASVPDDVRDMFRVRLLDPLRTYDEVHNADLVRTLETFLQNSGSWTRCAERLHLHVNSVRYRIQRIEELTGRDLSRLEDRVDFFLALRLG from the coding sequence ATGAAGCTGCGCGCGCTGCTCACCCTGCCGGATTCGCGGCTGGAGCTCGTCACCGGACGGGACGGGCTGGACCGTCCGGTGCGGTGGGTCGTCACCACCGACCTGCCGCAGCCCGGCCGGTACCTGCGCGGCGGGGAGCTGGTGCTGTCGGGGCTGATGTGGCGGTCCGGGCCCGCCGACTCCGAGGCGTTCGTCGAGGAGCTGGCCAAGGCGGGCGTCTCCGCCCTCGCGGGCGGCCTGGCCAGGGGCGCCCTGCCGGACGATCTCGTGGCGGCGTGCAGGCGGCACCGGATGCCGCTGTTCTCGGTGCCCGAGGACGTGGCGTTCGCGACCGTCACCGAGGAGGTCGTCCGGCACCTGTCGGGGGCCCGCGACCTGACCGCGGTCCTCGACCGGCACCGGCGGCTCGTCGCGGGCGCGGGCGAGGGCGCGGGCCTCGGCGCCGTCCTGGACCTGGTGACGCGCGACGTCGGCCTGCGCTGCTGGGTGCTGACCCCCACCGGGCGGGTGGTCGCCGGCCCGGAGCCCCCGCCAGCGGGCGGAGAGCTGGCGCACGCGTTCCTCACCGCGCCGCGGCTGCCGCACCCGCACGACGGTGTGACGATCTTCCCGGTCGCCGCCGAGACGGTGCCCAGGGCGGCGGACTGGTTCCTCGCCTTCGAGGGCGACGCGCGGGACTGGCCCCCCGAGCACCGCGCCCTGGCGGCCGAGCTGGCGGCGATCGTCGCGCTGGAGCGTGCCCGGCTGGACGACCGGCTGAGCGTCGAGGGGCGCCTCGCGCAGGAGCTGGTCCGGCTGGTCGTCTCGGCGGCGGGGGCCGGGGAGATCGCCTCGCGGCTGGCGCTGGCCGGGCTGGACGCCGGGGCGTCGTTCACCGCGGTCGCCGCGTCCGGCCGGCCGCCGCTGCGCCCGGCCGAGGTGCGCGCGGTGCTCGGCGAGGCCATCCCCGTCCCGCGCCCGGTGGTGGGGCTGCTGGAGGAGGAGGTCATCGCCCTCGTCCCCGTACCCGAGACCGAGAAGGACGTGGCGGACCGGATCCAGGCGGCCCTGGCGGCGCTGGCCCCCGGGTTCACGGACGGCGGCCTCGCGGTGGGGGTCAGCGACGTCGTCGCGGCGGGCGAGCTGCGGGGCGCGGTCGAGGAGGCGCGGTTCGCGCGGCGGCTGGCGGCCCAGCGCGCCGACCCGGTGTGCGTGGTGCGCCACGACGAGCTGGCGACGCACGTACTGCTGCTGGCCAGCGTCCCCGACGACGTCCGGGACATGTTCCGGGTCCGGCTGCTGGACCCGCTGCGCACCTACGACGAGGTCCACAACGCCGACCTGGTCCGGACGCTGGAGACGTTCCTCCAGAACTCGGGGTCGTGGACGCGCTGCGCCGAGCGGCTCCACCTGCACGTGAACTCCGTCCGCTACCGGATCCAGCGGATCGAGGAGCTCACGGGCCGTGATCTGTCCCGCCTTGAGGACCGGGTCGACTTCTTCCTGGCCCTGCGTCTCGGCTGA
- the uraD gene encoding 2-oxo-4-hydroxy-4-carboxy-5-ureidoimidazoline decarboxylase: MTTEWLTSMNSLDAEAARAELLTCCTARRWADAVIAGRPYADPAALRAASAAALAAQDWAGIEEALAAHPRIGDRVGGQDREAAWSRAEQSGVDGAADGLRDALAAGNRAYEERFGHVFLICATGLGGEEMLAALRARLRNDPGTERAVVRQELAKIVELRLGRLLDGEGTEGDGRSA, translated from the coding sequence GTGACGACGGAATGGCTGACGTCGATGAACTCACTGGACGCAGAGGCCGCCCGCGCCGAGCTGCTCACCTGCTGCACGGCCCGCCGCTGGGCCGACGCGGTGATCGCGGGACGCCCCTACGCCGACCCCGCCGCGCTGCGGGCGGCGTCGGCGGCGGCCCTCGCCGCCCAGGACTGGGCCGGGATCGAGGAGGCGCTCGCCGCGCACCCCCGCATCGGCGACCGGGTCGGCGGCCAGGACCGCGAGGCCGCCTGGTCCCGGGCCGAGCAGTCCGGCGTGGACGGTGCCGCCGACGGCCTGCGCGACGCGCTCGCGGCGGGCAACCGGGCCTACGAGGAGCGCTTCGGCCACGTCTTCCTCATCTGCGCCACCGGCCTCGGCGGGGAGGAGATGCTCGCCGCGCTCCGGGCCCGCCTGCGCAACGACCCCGGGACCGAGCGGGCGGTCGTCCGCCAAGAGCTTGCCAAGATCGTCGAGCTGCGCCTGGGCAGGCTGCTCGACGGGGAAGGGACCGAGGGGGACGGGAGGTCCGCATGA
- the uraH gene encoding hydroxyisourate hydrolase, whose product MSLSTHVLDAARGLPAAGVAVRLDHRGPDGRWTTLAEARTDADGRIRDWGVTPGAGVHRLTFDTAGLSDFYPEVTVAFTIDDPSRHLHVPLLLSPFAYSTYRGS is encoded by the coding sequence ATGAGCCTGTCGACGCACGTGCTGGACGCGGCGCGGGGCCTGCCCGCCGCCGGGGTGGCGGTCCGGCTGGACCACCGGGGACCCGACGGCCGCTGGACCACGCTCGCCGAGGCCCGCACCGACGCGGACGGCCGGATCCGGGACTGGGGCGTCACCCCCGGCGCCGGGGTGCACCGGCTGACCTTCGACACCGCCGGGCTGTCCGACTTCTACCCCGAGGTCACGGTCGCGTTCACCATCGACGACCCGTCGCGGCACCTGCACGTCCCGCTGCTGCTCAGCCCGTTCGCCTACTCCACCTACCGAGGGAGCTAG
- the pucL gene encoding factor-independent urate hydroxylase — protein MAIVLGPNRYGKAEIRVVRVERDGVVHRIKDLNVSVSLSGAMDEVHLTGDNAAVLTTDTQKNTVFAFAKKYGIGEIEDFGLLLARHFVDSQPTIHHARVEIREYTWDRISGPHSFIRDGGEIRTALVRSDGSDGPESVVSGLTDLVLLNSTGSEFHGFAEDEYTTLAPTDDRILATAVTAWWRHRGTAASWGESYRAARAGLLAGFAETHSLSLQQTLYEMGRRVLDGQPGLCEVRMSMPNKHHFLVDLEPFGMDNDNEVYFAADRPYGLIEGSVLTDDAPPVPPHWH, from the coding sequence ATGGCCATCGTGCTCGGGCCCAACCGCTACGGAAAGGCCGAGATCCGCGTCGTCCGGGTCGAAAGGGACGGCGTCGTCCACCGGATCAAGGATCTCAACGTGAGCGTCTCCCTCTCCGGCGCCATGGACGAGGTGCACCTGACCGGCGACAACGCCGCCGTGCTGACGACCGACACGCAGAAGAACACGGTGTTCGCGTTCGCGAAGAAGTACGGGATCGGGGAGATCGAGGACTTCGGGCTCCTGCTCGCCCGGCACTTCGTGGACTCCCAGCCGACGATCCACCACGCGCGGGTGGAGATCCGCGAGTACACCTGGGACCGGATCTCCGGCCCGCACTCCTTCATCCGCGACGGCGGCGAGATCCGCACCGCGCTCGTGCGCAGCGACGGATCGGACGGCCCCGAGTCGGTCGTGTCGGGCCTGACGGACCTGGTCCTGCTCAACTCGACCGGCAGCGAGTTCCACGGCTTCGCCGAGGACGAGTACACGACGCTCGCGCCCACCGACGACCGGATCCTGGCCACCGCCGTGACCGCGTGGTGGCGGCACCGGGGCACCGCCGCGTCCTGGGGCGAGTCCTACCGCGCCGCCCGCGCGGGCCTGCTCGCCGGGTTCGCCGAGACGCACAGCCTGTCGCTCCAGCAGACCCTCTACGAGATGGGGCGCCGCGTCCTGGACGGCCAGCCCGGCCTCTGCGAGGTGCGGATGTCGATGCCCAACAAGCACCACTTCCTGGTCGATCTCGAGCCGTTCGGCATGGACAACGACAACGAGGTCTACTTCGCCGCGGACCGTCCGTACGGGCTCATCGAGGGCTCCGTGCTCACCGACGACGCCCCGCCCGTCCCGCCGCACTGGCACTGA
- a CDS encoding FAD binding domain-containing protein, protein MDFLRPMTWADALAVKAERPEALPVQGGTDVMVEINFDVHRPGALLDLNRVRELAEWEQADGRLRVGAGVPYTRLIAELGDRLPGLAQASRTVGSPQIRNRGTVGGNLGAASPAGDTHPALLAGDAVIEVESAARGVRMIPVTDFYLGVKRNALEPDELIRAFWSAPAAGPQYFSKIGTRNAMVIAVCSFALALHPAERRVGTGVGSAAPTPRRATAAEEFLSGELDWDGRGPLAVSLSKRFGELVKEAAAPIDDVRGTADYRRHALSVMARRTLTWAWNDYRARIPGEEAS, encoded by the coding sequence ATGGACTTTCTGCGACCGATGACCTGGGCGGACGCGCTCGCCGTCAAGGCGGAGCGGCCCGAGGCGCTGCCCGTCCAGGGCGGCACCGACGTCATGGTCGAGATCAACTTCGATGTGCACCGCCCCGGTGCGCTGCTGGACCTGAACCGGGTCCGCGAGCTGGCGGAGTGGGAGCAGGCGGACGGACGGCTGCGGGTCGGCGCCGGCGTCCCGTACACCCGGCTGATCGCCGAGCTGGGGGACCGGCTGCCCGGCCTCGCGCAGGCGTCCCGGACGGTCGGCTCGCCGCAGATCCGCAACCGCGGCACGGTCGGCGGCAACCTCGGCGCGGCCTCGCCCGCCGGGGACACGCACCCCGCGCTGCTGGCGGGGGACGCGGTGATCGAGGTCGAGTCCGCAGCCCGCGGCGTCCGGATGATCCCCGTGACCGACTTCTACCTGGGCGTGAAGCGCAACGCGCTGGAGCCCGACGAGCTGATCCGCGCGTTCTGGAGCGCTCCAGCCGCCGGCCCGCAGTACTTCTCCAAGATCGGCACACGGAACGCGATGGTCATCGCGGTGTGCTCGTTCGCGCTCGCCCTGCACCCGGCCGAGCGCCGCGTGGGCACCGGCGTCGGCTCGGCCGCCCCGACGCCGCGCCGCGCCACCGCCGCCGAGGAGTTCCTCTCCGGCGAGCTGGACTGGGACGGCCGCGGCCCGCTGGCGGTGTCGCTGTCCAAGCGGTTCGGCGAGCTGGTCAAGGAGGCCGCCGCGCCGATCGACGACGTCCGGGGGACCGCCGACTACCGCAGGCACGCCCTGTCGGTGATGGCGCGCCGCACCCTGACCTGGGCCTGGAACGACTACAGAGCCCGCATTCCGGGCGAGGAGGCATCCTGA
- a CDS encoding (2Fe-2S)-binding protein has protein sequence MRVNVTVNGSKETVDDVWEGESLLYMLRERMGLPGSKNACEQGECGSCTVYLDGVPACACLVAAGQAEGREVRTVEGLAEGPSGEERLDPVQEAFVESGAVQCGFCTPGLIVQAHDLIERNAAPSDAEIREALAGNLCRCTGYEKILDAVRLAARRKAART, from the coding sequence ATGCGCGTCAACGTCACCGTCAACGGGTCCAAGGAGACCGTCGACGACGTGTGGGAGGGCGAGAGCCTGCTGTACATGCTGCGCGAGCGGATGGGGCTCCCCGGCTCCAAGAACGCCTGCGAGCAGGGCGAGTGCGGCTCCTGCACCGTCTACCTGGACGGCGTCCCCGCCTGCGCGTGCCTGGTCGCCGCGGGCCAGGCCGAGGGCCGTGAGGTCCGCACCGTGGAGGGCCTCGCCGAGGGGCCGTCCGGCGAGGAGCGGCTCGACCCCGTCCAGGAGGCGTTCGTCGAGTCCGGCGCCGTCCAGTGCGGGTTCTGCACGCCGGGACTGATCGTCCAGGCGCACGACCTGATCGAGCGGAACGCCGCGCCGTCCGACGCCGAGATCCGCGAGGCCCTCGCCGGGAACCTGTGCCGCTGCACCGGCTACGAGAAGATCCTGGACGCGGTGCGCCTCGCGGCGCGCCGGAAGGCGGCCCGCACATGA
- a CDS encoding 8-oxoguanine deaminase yields the protein MTVVIENAHIVTVSGDEHPTGHIVIDGNRITAVGPGPAPTAGRVERINGRGCLATPGLVNTHHHLYQWASQGIATGGTLFEWLTTLYKPWSKMDAEIAGGAATAGLAWLAKSGCTTSTDHHYIFPKGRGDLFAAEIEAAAELGVRFHPCRGSMDRGRSDGGLPPDEVVEDLDTILDETAAAIDLYHDPSPGSLLRVAVAPCSPFSVSRDLLTRSAELARARGVRLHTHLAETLDEEEHTSEQFGMTPAEYMDSIGWLGPDVWLAHCVHLHDADVKRLAETGTGTAHCPSSNARLGSGIARVAHLLEAGAPVGLGVDGPASAELVPLAGEMRQAIYMQRARYGPDALTARQALEMATLGGARCLGREAEIGTLEPGKLADIALWRLDGFHAAIDDPVVALTFGQTPPLRRLFVGGRTIVRDDALVTVPQDEAGRRGAAAHRRLMTLAEEVL from the coding sequence ATGACGGTCGTCATCGAGAACGCCCACATCGTCACCGTGTCCGGTGACGAGCATCCCACCGGGCACATCGTCATCGACGGCAACCGGATCACGGCCGTCGGCCCGGGGCCGGCCCCGACCGCCGGGAGGGTCGAGCGGATCAACGGGCGCGGCTGCCTCGCCACGCCCGGCCTCGTCAACACCCATCACCACCTCTACCAGTGGGCGAGCCAGGGCATCGCGACCGGCGGCACGCTGTTCGAGTGGCTGACCACGCTCTACAAGCCCTGGTCGAAGATGGACGCGGAGATCGCCGGGGGCGCGGCGACCGCCGGCCTGGCGTGGCTCGCCAAGTCCGGCTGCACCACCAGCACCGACCACCACTACATCTTCCCCAAGGGGCGCGGCGACCTGTTCGCCGCCGAGATCGAGGCGGCCGCCGAGCTCGGCGTGCGCTTCCACCCCTGCCGGGGCTCGATGGACCGGGGCCGGTCCGACGGGGGGCTCCCGCCCGACGAGGTCGTCGAGGACCTCGACACGATCCTCGACGAGACCGCCGCCGCCATCGACCTGTACCACGACCCCTCGCCCGGCTCCCTGCTGCGCGTCGCCGTCGCGCCCTGCTCCCCGTTCTCCGTCAGCCGCGACCTGCTGACCCGGTCGGCGGAACTGGCACGCGCCAGGGGCGTCCGGCTGCACACCCACCTCGCCGAGACCCTCGACGAGGAGGAGCACACCTCCGAGCAGTTCGGCATGACGCCGGCCGAGTACATGGACTCGATCGGCTGGCTCGGCCCCGACGTCTGGCTCGCGCACTGCGTCCACCTGCACGACGCCGACGTCAAGCGCCTCGCCGAGACCGGCACGGGCACCGCGCACTGCCCGAGCTCCAACGCCCGCCTCGGCTCCGGCATCGCCCGCGTCGCGCACCTGCTGGAGGCGGGCGCGCCGGTCGGGCTGGGCGTGGACGGCCCCGCGTCCGCCGAGCTCGTCCCCCTCGCCGGGGAGATGCGGCAGGCGATCTACATGCAGCGCGCCCGCTACGGCCCGGACGCGCTGACCGCGCGGCAGGCCCTGGAGATGGCGACGCTCGGCGGCGCCCGCTGCCTCGGCCGCGAGGCCGAGATCGGCACCCTGGAGCCCGGCAAGCTCGCCGACATCGCCCTGTGGCGGCTCGACGGGTTCCACGCCGCGATCGACGACCCGGTGGTCGCCCTCACGTTCGGGCAGACCCCGCCGCTGCGGCGGCTGTTCGTCGGCGGCCGGACGATCGTACGGGACGACGCCCTCGTCACCGTCCCCCAGGACGAGGCGGGACGACGCGGCGCCGCCGCGCACCGCCGCCTCATGACACTCGCGGAGGAGGTCCTCTGA
- a CDS encoding molybdopterin cofactor-binding domain-containing protein: MAAPVKSPSHVEAPGLGGVGASTLRPDGTLKVAGEFAYASDLWIDGMLWGATLRSPHPRALIRSIGIGEAVAMPGVRAVLTHEDVPGRKMFGIDHTEDQPVLAIDQVRHQGEPVALVAADHPEIARRALKAITVEYEVLEPITDPRAVVADPEGMKVQDRGGITRHQPVVVGDVEAARAAAEVVVTSEYEVGIQDQAFLGPEAGLAIPSEDGGIDLYVSTQWIHNDLRQIAPCLGLAEDQVHMTLAGVGGAFGGREDLSMQIHAGMLALRTGKPVKMSYNRYESFFGHVHRHPALMRYEYGATSEGRLLYADVEIILDGGAYTSSTINVTGNAASLGVGPYEIPNIRIDAYGVYTNNPPCGAMRGFGAVQACFAYESMMDKLGAACGIGPVEIRRRNAVSQGSRLATGQIIEAPAPLAEMLTRLEAMPMPPALDPADLRHLPGGVSQTTHGEGVVRGVGYGVGIKNICFSEAFDDYSTARVRLEVIGGEATALVHTAAAEVGQGLVTLQAQIARTELGVQKVTIAPADDRVGDAGSSSASRQSYMSGGAVKAACEAVRAELFARARRRLGTARAIADLDVAGGKIISRSGGVLATIEDVLGDAVIEETREYHHRPTERMDPVTGQGRSHTQLALCVHRAVVDVDVDLGLVKVVELAAVQDVGKILNRLSLEGQIHGGTAQGLGLALMEEIVVSGGLVRNPSFTDYLIPTILDMPPMRLDILENPDPEAPYGLRGAGEPPTLSSTPAVVAAVRDATGRALTRVPVRPEHITLA, from the coding sequence ATGGCGGCCCCGGTGAAGAGCCCGAGCCACGTCGAAGCGCCCGGACTGGGCGGCGTCGGCGCCAGCACCCTGCGCCCGGACGGCACCCTGAAGGTCGCGGGCGAGTTCGCGTACGCGTCCGACCTGTGGATCGACGGGATGCTGTGGGGCGCGACGCTGCGCAGCCCCCACCCCCGCGCGCTGATCCGCTCGATCGGCATCGGCGAGGCCGTGGCGATGCCCGGCGTCCGCGCCGTCCTCACCCACGAGGACGTGCCGGGCCGCAAGATGTTCGGCATCGACCACACCGAGGACCAGCCCGTCCTCGCCATCGACCAGGTCCGGCACCAGGGCGAGCCCGTCGCGCTCGTCGCCGCCGACCACCCCGAGATCGCGCGCCGCGCGCTGAAGGCGATCACGGTCGAGTACGAGGTGCTGGAGCCGATCACCGACCCCCGCGCCGTCGTCGCCGACCCCGAGGGGATGAAGGTCCAGGACCGCGGCGGCATCACCCGCCACCAGCCCGTCGTCGTCGGCGACGTGGAGGCGGCGCGCGCGGCGGCCGAGGTCGTCGTGACGTCGGAGTACGAGGTCGGCATCCAGGACCAGGCGTTCCTCGGCCCCGAGGCGGGCCTGGCGATCCCGTCCGAGGACGGCGGCATCGACCTGTACGTGTCCACCCAGTGGATCCACAACGACCTCCGGCAGATCGCGCCGTGCCTCGGCCTCGCCGAGGACCAGGTCCACATGACGCTCGCGGGCGTCGGCGGCGCGTTCGGCGGCCGCGAGGACCTGTCGATGCAGATCCACGCGGGCATGCTCGCGCTGCGCACCGGCAAGCCGGTGAAGATGTCCTACAACCGGTACGAGTCGTTCTTCGGGCACGTCCACCGGCATCCCGCCCTGATGCGGTACGAGTACGGCGCCACCTCCGAGGGGCGGCTGCTGTACGCCGACGTCGAGATCATCCTGGACGGTGGCGCGTACACCTCGTCCACCATCAACGTGACCGGCAACGCCGCCTCGCTCGGCGTCGGCCCCTACGAGATCCCCAACATCAGGATCGACGCCTACGGGGTCTACACGAACAACCCGCCCTGCGGCGCGATGCGCGGCTTCGGAGCGGTCCAGGCGTGCTTCGCCTACGAGTCGATGATGGACAAGCTCGGCGCCGCCTGCGGCATCGGCCCGGTCGAGATCCGCCGCCGCAACGCCGTCTCGCAGGGCTCCCGGCTCGCGACCGGGCAGATCATCGAGGCGCCCGCGCCGCTCGCCGAGATGCTGACGCGGCTGGAGGCCATGCCGATGCCCCCGGCCCTCGACCCGGCCGACCTGCGCCACCTGCCCGGCGGGGTCTCCCAGACCACCCACGGCGAGGGCGTCGTCCGCGGTGTCGGCTACGGCGTCGGGATCAAGAACATCTGCTTCTCCGAGGCGTTCGACGACTACTCCACCGCCCGCGTCCGGCTGGAGGTCATCGGCGGGGAGGCGACCGCGCTCGTCCACACCGCCGCCGCCGAGGTCGGGCAGGGCCTCGTCACGCTCCAGGCGCAGATCGCCCGCACCGAGCTCGGCGTCCAGAAGGTCACCATCGCCCCGGCCGACGACCGGGTCGGCGACGCCGGCTCGTCCAGCGCCTCGCGCCAGTCCTACATGTCCGGCGGCGCGGTCAAGGCCGCCTGCGAGGCCGTCCGCGCCGAGCTGTTCGCGCGCGCCCGCCGCCGCCTCGGCACCGCCCGCGCCATCGCCGACCTCGACGTCGCCGGCGGCAAGATCATCTCACGGTCGGGCGGGGTGCTCGCCACGATCGAGGACGTCCTCGGCGACGCCGTCATCGAGGAGACCCGCGAATACCATCACCGTCCCACCGAGCGGATGGACCCCGTCACCGGCCAGGGCCGCAGCCACACCCAGCTCGCCCTCTGCGTCCACCGCGCCGTCGTCGACGTGGATGTGGACCTCGGCCTCGTCAAGGTGGTCGAGCTGGCCGCCGTCCAGGACGTCGGCAAGATCCTCAACCGGCTGTCGCTGGAGGGCCAGATCCACGGCGGCACCGCGCAGGGCCTCGGCCTCGCGCTGATGGAGGAGATCGTCGTGTCCGGCGGGCTCGTCCGCAACCCGTCCTTCACCGACTACCTCATCCCGACCATCCTCGACATGCCGCCGATGCGGCTCGACATCCTCGAGAACCCCGACCCCGAGGCCCCCTACGGCCTCCGCGGCGCCGGGGAGCCGCCCACGCTGTCGTCCACCCCCGCCGTCGTCGCGGCCGTCCGCGACGCCACGGGCCGGGCGCTCACCCGCGTGCCGGTCCGCCCCGAGCACATCACGCTCGCATGA
- the allB gene encoding allantoinase AllB — translation MTHDLVIRSLRTVLPDGERPAAVAVRDGRVAAVADHDAPLPAKTEVSLGTTALLPGLVDTHVHINEPGRTEWEGFASATRAAASGGVTTLIDMPLNSVPPTVDPDALAAKRKAAEQNCAVDVGFWGGAVPGNVPHLRALHDAGVFGFKCFTSDSGVPEFPPLTHEGMREAFQEIASFDGLVIVHAEDPAALGTPSDGGYAAFLASRPPSAERLAVERVIRLAEETGVRAHILHLSAADCLIPLAEAQAAGLRVTAETCPHYLTLSAEEVGGPSYKCCPPIRDAANRHELWLGLAAGVISCVVTDHSPCTPELKRGDFATAWGGVSSLQLGLPAVWTAARARGHGLPAVVRWMSEAPAALVGLPKGGIAPGCDADLVAFDPDATFTVDPSSLHHRHPVTPYEGRTLTGAVTATWLRGTPTGDTPAGRLLSRTETP, via the coding sequence ATGACGCACGACCTGGTCATCAGATCCCTGCGGACCGTCCTCCCGGACGGCGAACGCCCCGCCGCGGTCGCCGTCCGGGACGGCCGCGTCGCCGCCGTCGCCGACCACGACGCCCCCCTGCCCGCCAAGACCGAGGTCAGCCTCGGCACCACGGCCCTGCTGCCGGGCCTCGTCGACACCCACGTCCACATCAACGAACCCGGCCGCACCGAATGGGAGGGCTTCGCCAGCGCGACCCGCGCCGCCGCCTCCGGCGGCGTCACGACCCTGATCGACATGCCGCTGAACTCGGTGCCGCCGACGGTCGACCCCGACGCCCTCGCCGCCAAGCGCAAGGCCGCCGAGCAGAACTGCGCCGTGGACGTCGGCTTCTGGGGCGGCGCCGTCCCCGGCAACGTCCCGCACCTGCGCGCCCTCCACGACGCCGGCGTGTTCGGGTTCAAGTGCTTCACCTCCGACTCCGGCGTCCCGGAGTTCCCGCCCCTCACCCACGAGGGGATGCGCGAGGCGTTCCAGGAGATCGCCTCGTTCGACGGGCTCGTCATCGTGCACGCCGAGGACCCGGCCGCCCTCGGGACGCCCTCCGACGGCGGATACGCCGCCTTCCTGGCCTCCCGCCCGCCCTCCGCCGAGCGCCTCGCCGTCGAGCGGGTCATCCGGCTGGCGGAGGAGACCGGCGTCCGCGCGCACATCCTGCACCTGTCCGCCGCCGACTGCCTCATCCCCCTCGCGGAGGCCCAGGCCGCGGGCCTGCGCGTCACCGCCGAGACCTGCCCGCACTACCTGACGCTGTCCGCGGAGGAGGTCGGCGGGCCGTCCTACAAGTGCTGCCCGCCGATCCGCGACGCCGCGAACCGCCACGAGCTCTGGCTCGGCCTCGCCGCCGGCGTGATCTCCTGCGTCGTCACCGACCACTCGCCCTGCACACCCGAGCTCAAGCGCGGCGACTTCGCCACCGCCTGGGGCGGCGTCTCCTCCCTCCAGCTCGGCCTGCCCGCCGTCTGGACGGCCGCCCGCGCCCGCGGCCACGGCCTGCCCGCCGTCGTCCGCTGGATGTCCGAGGCGCCCGCCGCCCTCGTGGGCCTGCCCAAGGGCGGCATCGCCCCCGGCTGCGACGCCGACCTCGTCGCCTTCGACCCCGACGCGACGTTCACCGTCGACCCGTCGTCCCTCCACCACCGCCACCCCGTCACCCCGTACGAGGGCCGCACCCTCACGGGCGCCGTCACGGCCACCTGGCTGCGCGGCACCCCCACCGGCGACACGCCCGCCGGACGACTGCTCAGCCGAACGGAGACACCTTGA